The proteins below come from a single Chryseobacterium capnotolerans genomic window:
- a CDS encoding efflux RND transporter permease subunit, translating to MVEMFIRRKVLSLVISILFVLLGIMALLKMPITQFPDIVPPSVTVTAKYTGANAEVSANAVALPLERAINGVPGMTYMSTVTSNDGLTLIQVFFEVGTDPDVAAVNVQNRVTTILDELPEEVIRAGVTTEKEVNSMLMYLNITSTDPSQDEQFIYNFTDINVLQELKRIDGVGRAEIMGQKEYSMRVWLDPQKMAAYNISADEVITSLQKQNISAAPGKVGETSGKTSSQLQYVIKYKGKFFEPKQYEEVPIRSDVDGTILKLKDIAKVEFGAMNYGMVSKTDGRPSASIMMKQRPGSNASEVIESVKAKMEELKGSSFPPGMEFNMAYDVSRFLDASISAVLTTLIEAFILVGIVVFIFLQDWRSTLIPVLAVPVALIGTFAFMNMMDFSVNLLTLFALVLAIGIVVDNAIVVVEAVHVKMEEGMNAMDATISATKEIAGAVVAITIVMSAVFIPVAFLDGPVGVFYRQFSLTLAISIVISGVNALTLTPALCAIILKPHDHNKKKTIIDRAFQSFNTGFERLTNGYVGILSKFATRTTVTFGLLFLFIGLTFVTSKFLPTGFIPMEDQGMVYVSVTTPQGATVERTEKVLDEVTVIAKKIKGVENVTTLAGYSIVTEIAGSSYGMAMINLKDWKERSISVNDLITELSEKTKGIADAQIEIFAPPTVPGFGNTSGFELRMLDRTGGTIENTDKITKNFVKKLNEAPELQNNFTSFDATFPQYMINVDYDMAAKKGISVDNAMSTLQTMLGSYYATNFIRFSQMYKVMVQASPEHRDTPESILNLYLKNDKGEMVPFSTFITIEKVYGPEVLTRYNMYMSAMINGEPADGYSSGDAIAAVERVAKETLPRGFDIEWSGMTREEILSGNQTVYIFLICLLFVYLLLAAQYESFLLPMPVLLSLPTGIFGSYIALVMAGLDNNIYAQVALVMLIGLLAKNAILIVEFAVARNKQGYDIVPAAIEGARQRLRPILMTSFAFVAGLIPLCIASGAGAIGNRSIGTAAAGGMLIGTIFGLVVIPGLYIFFAKLENKKKDEKIKS from the coding sequence ATGGTAGAAATGTTTATAAGACGAAAGGTTCTTTCGTTGGTTATTTCCATATTATTTGTATTGCTGGGAATTATGGCATTATTGAAGATGCCGATTACCCAGTTTCCGGATATTGTACCACCTTCAGTAACGGTAACAGCAAAATATACCGGTGCCAACGCTGAAGTATCCGCCAATGCGGTTGCACTTCCGCTAGAGAGAGCTATCAACGGTGTGCCGGGAATGACCTATATGTCAACGGTAACTTCCAATGACGGGCTTACCCTGATCCAGGTTTTCTTTGAAGTAGGAACAGACCCTGATGTAGCAGCAGTAAACGTTCAGAATAGAGTAACAACGATCTTGGATGAGCTTCCCGAAGAAGTAATCCGTGCCGGGGTAACTACTGAAAAGGAGGTAAACAGTATGCTGATGTACCTCAACATTACCAGTACAGACCCGAGCCAGGATGAGCAGTTCATTTATAACTTCACGGATATTAACGTTCTTCAGGAGCTGAAGCGTATTGATGGAGTAGGACGTGCAGAGATCATGGGGCAGAAAGAATACTCCATGAGGGTATGGCTTGATCCACAGAAGATGGCAGCTTATAATATTTCAGCAGATGAAGTGATCACATCATTACAAAAGCAGAATATTTCAGCGGCGCCAGGAAAAGTAGGAGAGACCTCAGGAAAAACTTCCAGTCAGCTTCAGTATGTAATCAAATATAAAGGGAAATTCTTTGAGCCTAAGCAATACGAGGAAGTTCCGATCAGATCCGATGTAGATGGAACTATTTTAAAGCTTAAGGATATTGCCAAGGTAGAATTTGGAGCGATGAACTACGGAATGGTTTCCAAAACTGATGGCAGACCTTCTGCGTCTATTATGATGAAACAGCGACCTGGATCCAATGCCTCCGAAGTCATTGAAAGTGTAAAGGCTAAAATGGAAGAGCTAAAAGGTTCTTCATTCCCACCCGGAATGGAATTCAATATGGCGTACGATGTTTCAAGATTCCTTGATGCTTCTATCAGTGCGGTACTGACTACTCTTATTGAGGCTTTTATTCTGGTAGGAATTGTAGTATTTATTTTCCTTCAGGACTGGCGTTCTACGTTAATTCCGGTATTGGCAGTTCCTGTAGCATTGATTGGAACCTTTGCTTTTATGAATATGATGGATTTCTCGGTAAACCTGCTGACATTATTCGCTTTGGTATTGGCCATTGGAATTGTGGTAGATAATGCCATTGTCGTCGTGGAAGCAGTCCATGTAAAGATGGAAGAAGGGATGAATGCAATGGATGCTACGATTAGTGCTACAAAAGAAATTGCAGGCGCAGTAGTAGCAATCACGATTGTAATGTCTGCGGTATTTATTCCCGTGGCATTTCTGGATGGCCCGGTGGGAGTATTTTACCGTCAGTTTTCATTAACACTGGCCATCAGTATTGTGATTTCAGGGGTGAATGCATTGACGCTTACTCCGGCATTGTGTGCGATTATTTTAAAACCTCATGACCACAATAAAAAGAAGACCATCATTGACAGGGCTTTCCAGAGTTTCAATACGGGCTTTGAAAGATTGACTAATGGTTATGTTGGGATTCTATCAAAATTTGCGACAAGAACCACGGTTACTTTCGGTTTATTGTTCTTATTTATAGGATTAACCTTCGTCACAAGTAAATTCCTTCCAACCGGATTTATTCCAATGGAAGACCAGGGAATGGTATATGTAAGTGTTACCACTCCGCAGGGAGCAACCGTAGAAAGAACGGAAAAGGTGTTGGATGAAGTAACAGTTATTGCGAAGAAAATAAAAGGAGTAGAAAACGTAACAACGCTTGCAGGATATAGCATTGTAACAGAGATTGCAGGGTCATCTTATGGAATGGCGATGATCAACCTTAAAGATTGGAAAGAAAGATCCATTTCAGTTAATGATCTGATTACAGAGCTTTCTGAAAAAACAAAAGGAATAGCCGATGCACAGATTGAGATCTTTGCTCCACCTACCGTTCCAGGATTTGGTAATACCAGTGGTTTTGAATTGCGTATGCTGGACAGAACAGGAGGAACCATTGAAAATACCGATAAAATCACCAAAAATTTTGTTAAAAAGCTAAATGAAGCTCCTGAACTGCAGAACAACTTTACCAGCTTTGATGCCACTTTCCCACAATATATGATTAATGTGGATTATGATATGGCAGCGAAGAAAGGTATATCTGTAGACAATGCGATGTCTACCTTACAAACCATGCTGGGATCTTATTATGCGACCAATTTTATCCGTTTCAGCCAGATGTATAAAGTGATGGTTCAGGCAAGTCCGGAGCATAGAGATACCCCTGAAAGTATCCTGAATTTATATCTGAAAAACGATAAAGGAGAAATGGTTCCTTTTTCAACATTTATTACCATTGAAAAGGTATATGGACCAGAAGTATTAACCAGATATAATATGTATATGTCGGCTATGATTAATGGAGAGCCGGCAGATGGTTACAGCTCCGGTGATGCCATTGCAGCAGTAGAACGTGTAGCCAAAGAGACCCTTCCGAGAGGTTTTGATATTGAATGGTCAGGGATGACAAGAGAAGAGATCTTATCAGGAAATCAAACCGTGTATATTTTCCTGATCTGTCTATTGTTTGTGTATCTTCTATTAGCGGCCCAATATGAAAGCTTCCTTCTTCCAATGCCAGTATTATTAAGCCTTCCGACAGGAATTTTCGGGTCTTATATTGCTTTGGTAATGGCAGGATTGGATAATAACATTTATGCGCAGGTAGCTCTTGTCATGCTGATTGGGCTTTTGGCGAAAAATGCCATTCTGATCGTAGAATTTGCGGTGGCCAGAAATAAGCAGGGATATGATATTGTTCCGGCTGCTATTGAAGGTGCCAGACAACGTCTTAGACCTATTCTGATGACTTCCTTTGCCTTTGTAGCAGGACTTATTCCATTGTGTATTGCATCTGGAGCAGGAGCAATCGGTAACCGTTCCATTGGTACGGCAGCAGCAGGAGGAATGTTAATCGGAACTATTTTCGGATTGGTAGTGATTCCGGGATTGTATATATTCTTTGCGAAACTTGAAAATAAGAAGAAAGATGAAAAGATTAAATCATAG
- a CDS encoding efflux RND transporter periplasmic adaptor subunit, producing the protein MSCNKDKEKNNQKEKEVPVLEIKEKDTLVSNQFVTDIQAKKNVEMRSRIGGIIQHIYVNEGQFVHQGQPLFKINDAELQMELLKANAALKQTQADVRIAEVELKQIQSLHAKKFVANNELELVKAKLSSAQAKHAFADAEKRAVLQKVSFTKITAPFDGVIDVIPHKDGSLVENGTLLTTLSQLNEVYAYFSIPENLYFELLANDKIGNHQKIELTLPNGVNYQFNGALKTAEGEIDRTTGSIRYKVLFPNPDRLIKHGTSGKLIISENQDNAILIPQKSTFSIQDKTYVFVVDKQNKVKMTNIKIGSTLRDSYMVESGLKKGDLIIYEGTQSLKDGDIIKIKKKY; encoded by the coding sequence GTGTCATGCAATAAGGACAAGGAAAAAAACAATCAAAAAGAAAAAGAAGTTCCCGTACTGGAAATCAAGGAAAAAGATACCTTGGTGAGCAATCAGTTTGTGACAGATATCCAGGCTAAAAAAAATGTGGAGATGCGTTCCCGAATCGGTGGAATTATTCAGCATATTTATGTGAATGAAGGACAATTTGTTCATCAGGGGCAGCCTTTATTCAAAATCAATGATGCCGAGTTACAGATGGAACTTTTAAAAGCTAATGCCGCTTTGAAACAAACTCAGGCTGATGTTCGTATCGCCGAAGTGGAACTTAAGCAGATCCAGAGTCTTCATGCTAAAAAATTTGTAGCCAATAATGAACTGGAACTGGTAAAAGCCAAGCTTTCGTCCGCTCAGGCAAAACATGCTTTTGCAGATGCTGAAAAAAGAGCTGTACTTCAGAAGGTAAGTTTTACAAAGATCACAGCTCCTTTTGATGGAGTCATTGACGTTATTCCACACAAAGACGGAAGCTTAGTTGAAAACGGAACATTACTCACCACTTTATCCCAGCTTAATGAGGTGTATGCTTACTTTTCGATCCCGGAAAACCTGTATTTTGAACTTTTGGCCAATGATAAGATCGGAAATCATCAGAAGATTGAATTAACGCTGCCAAACGGAGTGAATTATCAGTTTAACGGTGCATTAAAGACCGCTGAAGGAGAGATCGACAGAACTACGGGGTCTATCCGATATAAAGTTCTTTTCCCGAACCCAGACCGCTTGATTAAGCATGGTACTTCAGGAAAGCTTATCATTTCTGAGAATCAGGATAATGCTATTTTGATTCCTCAAAAATCTACATTCTCTATTCAGGATAAAACCTATGTTTTTGTAGTAGATAAGCAGAATAAAGTGAAAATGACAAACATTAAGATCGGAAGCACATTGAGAGATTCTTATATGGTGGAAAGTGGTCTTAAAAAAGGAGATTTAATCATTTATGAAGGTACTCAGTCCCTAAAGGATGGTGATATTATTAAAATCAAAAAGAAGTATTAA
- a CDS encoding SRPBCC family protein — MKHTLFREQQLNCDIETAWKFFSSANNLSEITPKDMGFTVLTEMEDDAIYEGMLIDYYVSPLFGIKMKWQTEITHVDFQKSFIDFQRKGPYKLWNHHHEFIPNEEGVLMRDTINYELPMGFLGEFSHSLFVKKKLDYIFDYRLRVLSRLF, encoded by the coding sequence ATGAAACATACGCTTTTCCGTGAACAACAATTGAACTGTGATATAGAAACTGCCTGGAAATTTTTTTCATCAGCCAATAATCTTTCAGAAATTACTCCGAAAGATATGGGGTTTACGGTATTAACCGAAATGGAAGATGATGCAATCTATGAAGGCATGCTCATCGATTACTATGTTTCTCCATTGTTTGGAATTAAAATGAAATGGCAGACTGAGATTACGCATGTTGATTTTCAGAAAAGCTTTATTGATTTCCAAAGAAAAGGCCCTTACAAGCTATGGAACCATCATCACGAGTTCATTCCTAACGAAGAAGGTGTTTTGATGAGAGATACTATAAATTATGAGCTTCCTATGGGATTCTTGGGGGAATTTTCACATTCTTTATTTGTGAAAAAGAAATTGGATTACATTTTTGATTATCGCTTAAGAGTTCTGAGCAGGTTGTTTTAA
- a CDS encoding TIGR02117 family protein, which yields MTVKTILIYALKILGVILGIVIVYVLLGLLIPFIPVSAKDDGEKKDIPIYIYTNGVHTDIVMPVKNDLKDWSLMIPFADTKSRKTDYNYIGIGWGDKGFYLDTPTWADLKFSTAVKAAFWLSDSAMHCTYYYAMKEGEDCKMIMISRSQYQNLIRFVEDKFDRDQNGKFMLIPTDAVYGDNDAFYDARGTYSFLYTCNTWSNDALKAAGQKAALWTPSDFGIFQHYK from the coding sequence ATGACTGTGAAAACCATATTAATTTACGCACTGAAAATTCTGGGAGTTATTCTGGGAATTGTAATTGTTTACGTTCTTCTAGGGCTTCTGATCCCATTTATTCCGGTTTCAGCTAAAGATGACGGAGAGAAAAAAGATATTCCGATTTATATTTATACCAATGGTGTTCATACGGATATTGTAATGCCTGTAAAGAATGATCTGAAGGACTGGAGCCTGATGATTCCTTTTGCAGATACAAAATCCAGGAAAACAGATTACAACTATATCGGAATAGGATGGGGAGATAAAGGATTTTATCTGGATACGCCAACCTGGGCTGATCTGAAATTTTCAACAGCGGTGAAAGCAGCTTTTTGGTTAAGTGATTCAGCCATGCACTGTACTTATTATTATGCAATGAAAGAAGGTGAAGATTGTAAAATGATCATGATAAGCAGAAGCCAGTATCAGAATTTAATCAGGTTTGTAGAAGATAAATTCGATAGAGATCAGAACGGAAAATTTATGCTGATTCCTACCGATGCGGTATATGGTGATAATGATGCATTTTATGATGCCAGAGGAACATACAGTTTCTTGTATACCTGCAATACCTGGAGCAATGATGCGTTGAAAGCTGCAGGACAAAAGGCAGCCCTTTGGACCCCTTCTGATTTTGGAATTTTCCAGCATTATAAATAA
- the queG gene encoding tRNA epoxyqueuosine(34) reductase QueG, translating into MNAGAEKYSELIKSKAKSFGFQSCGISKADFLEEDAPRLEQWLKNNCHGEMKYMENHFDKRLDPRLLVEGSKSVISLSYNYFPEEKISILENFKISKYAYAEDYHEVIKEILREMVAELQEEIGEFGFRVFVDSAPVLERSWARKSGIGWVGKNANLITKQNGSFYFLAEIICDLELTADHETTDHCGTCRKCIDACPTDAIVSEKIIDGSKCISYATIELKNDIPDHFKNKMEDWMFGCDICQDVCPWNRFSAPHQQSRFKPNEALKNFKKGEWKELTQEIFSEIFRKSPVKRTKFAGLKRNIEFLQRPSD; encoded by the coding sequence ATGAACGCTGGTGCTGAAAAATATTCCGAACTGATAAAATCCAAGGCTAAAAGCTTTGGATTCCAGAGTTGTGGTATATCTAAAGCAGATTTTTTAGAGGAAGATGCTCCACGCCTTGAACAATGGTTGAAAAACAACTGCCATGGAGAAATGAAGTATATGGAAAATCATTTCGATAAGAGGCTTGATCCCAGATTACTGGTAGAAGGTTCCAAATCTGTAATTTCACTTTCCTACAATTATTTTCCTGAAGAAAAGATTTCCATTCTGGAGAATTTTAAAATATCAAAATATGCTTACGCCGAAGACTACCATGAAGTTATTAAAGAAATTCTTCGGGAAATGGTCGCCGAATTGCAAGAGGAAATCGGTGAATTCGGATTCAGAGTTTTTGTAGACTCAGCACCGGTACTGGAGAGAAGCTGGGCCAGAAAATCAGGAATCGGATGGGTGGGGAAAAATGCAAATCTGATTACCAAACAGAACGGATCTTTTTATTTCTTGGCTGAAATCATTTGTGATCTGGAACTTACAGCCGATCATGAAACCACAGATCATTGCGGAACCTGTAGAAAATGTATTGATGCCTGTCCTACCGATGCCATCGTTTCTGAAAAGATCATTGACGGAAGTAAATGCATTTCTTATGCTACCATAGAACTGAAAAATGATATTCCGGATCATTTCAAAAATAAAATGGAAGACTGGATGTTTGGTTGTGATATATGCCAGGATGTATGTCCCTGGAATCGTTTTTCCGCACCTCATCAGCAGAGCAGATTCAAACCCAATGAAGCTTTGAAGAATTTCAAAAAAGGAGAATGGAAAGAACTTACCCAGGAAATCTTCTCCGAGATCTTCAGGAAATCACCCGTGAAAAGGACTAAATTTGCTGGTCTGAAGAGAAATATTGAATTTTTACAGCGGCCTTCAGACTGA
- a CDS encoding rhodanese-like domain-containing protein, whose translation MSLIEVIQSGNYELIDVREPMELEMDGNIDGAKNIPLGEVEDRQDEILSIEKPVILFCRSGNRSGKALEYLNAQGLKDGHNGGGWAELKAVLEANRGTF comes from the coding sequence ATGTCTTTAATAGAAGTAATACAATCTGGAAATTATGAATTGATTGACGTTCGTGAGCCTATGGAGCTTGAAATGGACGGAAATATAGATGGTGCTAAAAATATTCCACTGGGTGAAGTAGAAGACAGACAGGATGAAATCCTTTCTATTGAAAAGCCGGTAATCTTGTTCTGCAGAAGTGGAAATAGAAGTGGAAAAGCATTAGAATATCTAAACGCTCAAGGATTAAAGGACGGTCACAACGGCGGAGGCTGGGCTGAGCTAAAGGCTGTACTTGAAGCAAACAGAGGAACTTTTTAA
- a CDS encoding HD domain-containing protein has product MNLKDQFEQLCAPFTKDTDLVNILWKEIETKYTEKGRYYHNLLHLENMFRELDAVKNYITDGTAVSFSVFYHDIFYNASSKSNEEKSAAKATERLAELGLEQSNIKTISDQILATKLHEQSEDEDTNYLLDADLSILGKDFETYMDYTHTIRKEYSIYPDLLYKPGRKKVLKHFLELNSIFKTDYFKEKYEKQARSNIAAEIQIL; this is encoded by the coding sequence ATGAATCTAAAAGATCAATTTGAGCAGCTTTGTGCACCTTTTACCAAGGATACTGACCTAGTCAATATCCTATGGAAAGAGATTGAAACAAAGTATACCGAAAAAGGAAGATATTACCATAACCTACTTCATCTTGAAAATATGTTCAGGGAACTTGATGCTGTAAAAAACTATATTACTGATGGTACTGCAGTTTCTTTTTCTGTTTTCTATCATGATATTTTTTATAATGCAAGCTCCAAATCCAATGAGGAAAAAAGTGCTGCAAAAGCTACTGAAAGACTTGCCGAGCTGGGTTTAGAGCAAAGTAATATCAAGACTATTTCGGATCAGATTCTGGCTACTAAACTTCATGAACAATCAGAAGATGAAGATACCAATTATCTTTTGGATGCAGATCTTTCCATTCTAGGGAAAGATTTTGAAACATATATGGATTATACCCATACAATAAGGAAAGAGTATTCTATCTATCCTGATCTGCTTTATAAACCCGGCCGAAAAAAGGTTCTTAAGCATTTTCTGGAACTCAACAGTATCTTTAAAACAGATTATTTTAAAGAGAAATATGAGAAACAGGCAAGATCAAATATTGCTGCTGAAATCCAAATATTATAA
- a CDS encoding GLPGLI family protein: MKIKVEDDRKMDWKILGDKQKILNFNTQRASLDFAGREWIAWFTPDIPFQDGPYKFHGLPGLIVKIEDATKSHAYELIGIINLPNEYSYPERYQNVKEREFTLMEFKKYYLQGRSDPGAGERQLYMEGKIPDQRDSSGNFRTGAEIVREVEQLAKERIKKTII, encoded by the coding sequence ATGAAAATAAAAGTAGAAGATGATCGGAAAATGGATTGGAAAATTTTGGGAGATAAACAGAAAATTTTAAATTTTAATACCCAAAGGGCTTCATTGGATTTTGCAGGCAGAGAATGGATAGCCTGGTTTACACCGGATATTCCTTTTCAGGATGGACCCTATAAATTTCATGGACTTCCGGGACTTATCGTAAAAATTGAAGATGCTACAAAAAGTCATGCTTATGAGTTGATAGGGATTATCAATTTGCCCAATGAGTACTCATATCCGGAGCGTTATCAGAATGTAAAAGAGAGAGAATTTACCCTTATGGAATTTAAGAAATATTATTTGCAAGGCAGGAGTGATCCAGGGGCTGGCGAAAGGCAACTTTATATGGAAGGGAAGATACCAGACCAACGGGATAGTTCAGGTAACTTCCGTACCGGAGCAGAAATTGTTCGGGAAGTAGAACAGCTGGCCAAAGAAAGAATAAAAAAGACAATAATATAA
- a CDS encoding bacteriocin-like protein, whose translation MKNLKKISREGLKSVKGGECTYKCCWKSQPDNCSSTITASPGESVSCVEGAQLVLLDS comes from the coding sequence ATGAAAAATCTAAAGAAAATTTCGAGAGAAGGTTTGAAGAGTGTAAAAGGAGGAGAATGTACCTACAAATGTTGTTGGAAAAGCCAACCCGATAACTGTAGCTCAACGATTACAGCATCTCCGGGTGAATCTGTGAGTTGTGTAGAAGGTGCACAATTGGTTTTGTTGGATAGCTAA
- a CDS encoding alpha/beta fold hydrolase: MEERIIDVKGKKLYTEYYNSFKNKPTIVFLHDSLGSVQLWRDFPAKLSEAVQCNVLVYDRLGYGKSNPMPTHIRPVNYMELEADLLNELLVQLNIDHIILFGHSDGGTIALITAAKYPERVDAVICEAGHIFVEEVTLKGVNDAWEAYKTTNLPERLQKYHGDKVEMLFKAWTETWTRDDYRSWNIEYLLKDIICPLLFIQGEADEYGTLDQVEKTVTQVSGIAEKYIIPGIGHTPHKQVPDLVLEKVIEFLDNK; this comes from the coding sequence ATGGAGGAAAGAATCATTGATGTAAAAGGGAAAAAACTATATACAGAATATTACAATTCGTTCAAAAATAAACCAACCATTGTTTTTTTGCATGATTCACTTGGATCTGTCCAGCTTTGGCGGGATTTTCCAGCCAAACTTTCAGAAGCTGTACAATGCAATGTTCTGGTCTATGACCGTTTAGGATATGGAAAATCTAATCCTATGCCTACACACATAAGGCCGGTGAATTATATGGAGCTGGAAGCAGATCTGTTAAATGAATTATTGGTACAACTCAATATTGACCATATTATTTTGTTCGGACACAGTGATGGAGGAACCATTGCTTTAATTACTGCGGCAAAATATCCGGAAAGAGTAGACGCTGTAATCTGTGAAGCGGGTCATATTTTTGTGGAAGAAGTAACCTTAAAAGGAGTTAATGATGCCTGGGAGGCTTATAAGACTACCAATCTGCCGGAGCGACTTCAGAAATACCATGGAGATAAGGTAGAAATGTTATTCAAAGCCTGGACAGAAACATGGACTCGTGATGATTACAGATCCTGGAATATAGAGTACCTGTTGAAAGATATTATCTGTCCGCTTCTGTTTATTCAGGGAGAAGCCGACGAATATGGTACTTTGGATCAAGTGGAGAAAACTGTTACTCAGGTAAGTGGGATTGCTGAGAAATACATTATCCCTGGAATAGGGCACACACCACATAAGCAAGTTCCAGACCTGGTATTGGAAAAAGTAATAGAATTCCTTGATAATAAATAA
- a CDS encoding NAD(P)H-dependent flavin oxidoreductase — translation MSNFIDFNSAKKLHDMQASQNRISELFNIKYPIIQAGMIWHSGWRLASAVSNCGGLGLIGAGSMYPDILRENIQKCKQATDKPFGVNVPMLYPNIEEIIQIILEEGVKIVFTSAGNPKTYTETLQKEGIKVAHVVSSTKFAVKCEDAGVDAVVAEGFEAGGHNGRDETTTFCLIPNVRKHISKPLIAAGGIALGSQMKAAMILGADGVQIGSRFAATTEASAHENWKKKITELQEGDTHLTLKELAPVRMVKNKFFSELEDIYQAGRNKEALVASLGRARAKRGMFEGDMEDGELEIGQVSALIDDILPVETVFTHLLKEFEEIKMPSF, via the coding sequence ATGAGCAATTTTATAGATTTCAACTCAGCAAAAAAATTACATGATATGCAGGCCAGCCAAAATAGAATTTCAGAACTTTTTAATATCAAATATCCGATTATCCAGGCAGGAATGATCTGGCATTCCGGATGGAGACTGGCATCAGCCGTTTCCAACTGTGGTGGACTAGGGTTAATTGGAGCAGGAAGTATGTATCCTGATATCCTTAGAGAAAACATTCAGAAGTGCAAACAGGCTACAGATAAGCCTTTTGGAGTGAATGTTCCGATGTTGTATCCTAATATTGAAGAAATCATTCAGATTATTCTGGAAGAAGGTGTAAAGATTGTCTTTACATCAGCCGGAAATCCGAAAACATATACAGAGACCTTACAAAAAGAAGGGATAAAGGTCGCCCACGTAGTTTCTTCTACCAAATTTGCCGTAAAATGTGAAGATGCAGGAGTAGATGCTGTAGTAGCGGAAGGATTTGAAGCCGGAGGGCACAACGGTAGAGATGAGACTACAACATTCTGCCTTATTCCAAATGTTAGAAAACATATTTCGAAACCGTTAATTGCAGCTGGAGGAATTGCTTTAGGGTCTCAGATGAAGGCAGCAATGATTCTTGGAGCTGACGGTGTACAAATCGGTTCCCGTTTTGCAGCGACTACAGAGGCAAGTGCACATGAGAACTGGAAAAAGAAAATTACAGAACTTCAGGAAGGAGATACTCATCTTACGCTAAAAGAACTTGCTCCGGTAAGAATGGTAAAAAATAAATTTTTCAGTGAACTGGAAGACATCTACCAGGCTGGAAGAAATAAAGAAGCATTGGTTGCTTCATTAGGAAGAGCCAGAGCTAAACGCGGAATGTTTGAAGGCGATATGGAAGATGGTGAGCTTGAAATAGGTCAGGTTTCAGCTTTGATTGATGATATCCTTCCGGTAGAAACAGTCTTTACTCATTTATTAAAGGAATTTGAAGAAATAAAAATGCCTTCTTTTTAA